A window of the Torulaspora globosa chromosome 6, complete sequence genome harbors these coding sequences:
- the PHS1 gene encoding enoyl-CoA hydratase PHS1 (ancestral locus Anc_1.269): MGNIKMPLKSGKTAMPRKVSSPFRFLPLYNFLSALSWGFILYNVVSIFPKVGQPQFYSDTKQFVTYIQCGAVIEILNSALGIVRSPLLTTCAQVASRLLVVLGIFQCVPDTEAAKTILYVTLLTAWSITEVVRYLFYFCTLCFKNGPPVPLTFLRYNLFLVLYPLGVASELLIIHSALPLAESTYGAPYKWALIAGMLAYVPGFPVLFGHMLAQRKKVMKSLSNAGYDKTK, encoded by the coding sequence ATGGGCAACATCAAAATGCCTTTGAAGAGTGGCAAAACGGcaatgccaagaaaagTTTCATCACCATTCCGTTTCTTACCGCTGTACAACTTCTTGTCAGCACTTTCCTGGGGATTTATACTGTACAATGTCGTTTCAATATTTCCTAAGGTCGGCCAACCGCAGTTCTACTCAGATACAAAGCAGTTTGTCACCTACATCCAATGTGGGGCTGTAATTGAGATTCTGAACTCGGCGTTAGGTATTGTCAGATCCCCATTGTTAACCACTTGTGCTCAAGTCGCCTCCAGATTACTCGTTGTGCTAGGTATCTTCCAATGTGTGCCAGACACTGAAGCTGCTAAAACCATTCTGTACGTCACATTGCTCACAGCATGGTCCATTACGGAAGTGGTCAGATATCTGTTCTACTTCTGTACACTCTGCTTCAAGAACGGGCCTCCTGTTCCTTTGACTTTTCTGAGATACAATCTATTCCTGGTCCTGTATCCTCTAGGTGTCGCAAGCGAACTGCTGATCATCCACTCAGCACTGCCTTTAGCAGAGTCGACCTATGGCGCTCCCTACAAGTGGGCCTTGATCGCTGGCATGCTAGCTTACGTTCCGGGATTTCCTGTTCTCTTTGGCCACATGTTAGcccaaagaaagaaagtTATGAAGTCATTGAGCAACGCCGGCTATGACAAGACTAAATGA
- a CDS encoding uncharacterized protein (ancestral locus Anc_1.267): MNFLWKSKSDSSKSPVAKNSKQNGASGFFPENEIVSFEQPKKSSGTPYSLKEFPRIVEHQFGESLGNRTRLLRELANTETLELGPPDMVHVTLFDNFYKEEIGEYFYITGVDMSSESMPLAFLKMLKFDRSERQQTNESQVSTYCCVNIFRQLDIRIRYESEKSYQVSAVDCRTGTGIVQVNDEIWEETFVSCCLRSVITNVDPVRKLPGLVEYPLAVSHGGASSCLRLIRTLCKFLPRFLECGWDSSRSVHPTVLHNYLTETLLTFLSVAPGLADQTIEILEALEETDPENKLYYSTVIIAVMEQDGERDLDMISRMNGLIEPLLSQLDAAAPRDSDALLVVNCLSEILNLQAKFLIKRGDLGLATSVAKTSCELSSDSFESWFYLSRCYILQGDYERALITINCMPHLPEFNKMKRALCYDPSLVGYYKRPLGNSVPRCDLNSVEMNNLSATLKISKDEKLREIIFGRIAMPNESERGRISEIWDQACLNFGPVYGPHSHNLINFASPTEVKSVADLRLLARSTMAKQLSWFRDRVYELLMEITTKTGWNGLLQLRSKLFVMEKEYDGDGLAKIGAGDKMSTGLKKKRLCERWLDQLFLDLYEDLRISTSSEGRGDVMYNGLEWELLGIILLRTWQWQDAVTCLTTSIMARFDIVSCRKLLELYMRRTDTVTISFDPDTILELLTQKISYESRFYDNFQILNLQVLYRLSEDLGIEIVRNRVKILPFAERGIIALVESMLDWIKEMGCDSR; this comes from the coding sequence ATGAACTTCCTGTGGAAGAGCAAGTCCGACAGCTCGAAATCGCCGGTTGCAAAGAATAGCAAGCAGAATGGCGCTTCCGGGTTCTTTCCAGAGAACGAGATAGTGAGCTTCGAGCAGCCTAAGAAGTCATCTGGGACTCCGTACAGTCTGAAAGAGTTCCCTCGCATTGTTGAGCATCAGTTTGGGGAGAGTCTGGGCAATAGAACGAGACTTTTGCGGGAATTGGCGAATACAGAGACACTGGAGCTCGGTCCGCCAGATATGGTCCATGTAACTTTGTTTGACAACTTTTACAAGGAGGAGATTGGCGAGTATTTTTACATTACTGGGGTAGACATGTCTAGCGAGTCGATGCCGCttgccttcttgaagatgcTCAAATTTGACCGGAGCGAAAGGCAGCAGACGAATGAGAGCCAGGTCTCCACGTACTGCTGCGTCAACATCTTCAGACAGCTCGACATAAGGATAAGGTACGAATCGGAGAAGAGTTATCAAGTCAGCGCCGTGGATTGCCGCACGGGCACCGGCATTGTGCAGGTGAACGACGAGATCTGGGAGGAGACGTTTGTTAGTTGCTGTCTGCGAAGCGTTATCACGAATGTGGATCCAGTGAGGAAGCTGCCTGGTCTTGTAGAGTACCCTTTGGCTGTCTCACACGGCGGAGCGAGCAGTTGCCTAAGGCTTATAAGGACGCTGTGCAAATTCTTGCCGCGGTTCTTGGAATGCGGGTGGGATTCCTCGAGAAGCGTGCATCCTACTGTTTTACACAACTATTTGACGGAGACCCTATTGACGTTCTTGTCTGTAGCGCCAGGCCTGGCGGACCAGACGATCGAAATACTCGAAGCGCTGGAAGAGACAGATCCGGAAAATAAACTTTACTACTCGACTGTCATAATCGCTGTTATGGAGCAAGATGGAGAGCGGGATCTGGACATGATTTCGAGGATGAACGGGCTTATCGAGCCTCTGCTATCGCAACTTGATGCAGCAGCGCCGCGCGATAGCGATGCGCTCCTAGTCGTCAATTGCCTGTCAGAAATACTGAATTTACAGGCAAAATTCTTGATTAAGAGAGGAGATCTTGGGTTGGCTACGTCAGTCGCCAAAACTTCCTGCGAACTATCGTCAGACTCATTCGAATCATGGTTTTATCTCTCGAGATGCTATATTCTACAAGGTGACTATGAACGAGCCCTTATCACCATCAATTGCATGCCACATTTGCCTGAGTTCAATAAGATGAAGAGAGCTCTATGCTATGACCCCAGCTTAGTTGGATACTACAAGCGGCCGTTGGGCAACAGTGTCCCTCGCTGTGATTTGAACTCGGTTGAAATGAACAATTTAAGCGCTACTCTGAAGATATCGAAGGATGAAAAACTGCGTGAGATCATATTTGGCAGAATAGCTATGCCCAATGAGTCTGAGAGGGGCAGGATTTCCGAAATCTGGGATCAGGCTTGTCTGAACTTTGGTCCCGTTTATGGCCCGCATTCTCATAATCTGATAAACTTTGCTTCTCCGACAGAGGTTAAATCTGTGGCTGACCTCAGGCTGCTAGCGCGAAGCACTATGGCGAAGCAGCTCAGCTGGTTTCGCGACCGAGTCTATGAGCTGCTGATGGAGATTACAACCAAGACGGGCTGGAACGGATTGTTGCAGCTAAGGTCGAAGCTATTTGTGATGGAGAAAGAGTATGATGGCGATGGCTTGGCCAAGATAGGCGCTGGAGATAAAATGTCAACTGGGCTGAAAAAGAAGAGGCTATGCGAGAGATGGTTGGATCAACTGTTCCTTGATCTGTATGAGGATCTACGAATCAGCACGTCCTCGGAAGGTCGCGGCGACGTTATGTACAACGGTTTGGAATGGGAACTCCTGGGAATAATCCTGCTGAGAACGTGGCAGTGGCAAGACGCCGTAACGTGTTTAACAACGAGTATCATGGCACGCTTTGACATAGTGAGTTGTAGAAAGCTACTCGAACTATACATGAGACGCACCGATACCGTGACGATTTCCTTCGATCCTGATACTATCCTCGAGCTCCTCACTCAGAAGATCTCGTACGAGTCACGATTTTACGACAATTTCCAGATACTGAACCTACAAGTACTCTACAGGCTAAGTGAAGACCTTGGAATCGAGATAGTACGAAACAGAGTGAAGATCCTACCGTTTGCCGAGAGAGGTATCATAGCCCTGGTTGAATCCATGCTAGACTGGATAAAGGAGATGGGCTGTGACTCAAGATAG
- the SAP185 gene encoding Sap185p (ancestral locus Anc_1.268) gives MSGSFWKFGQDYSTESAISKLLNKAFIKISEENRSENEEMARGLSYERRGEAADANDEDLRESRGKEGLSQTEGCEHNEEEGQVLDDEEEEEDGEGHNSILGRSDDNIEDNEFSQNSLPTNEAAYAIYAPNLDVLDELLDDEELYTELMCSNFKLLIYLKYPEVLGKLIDYVINQNIAEENREGPVLPEEISGDPVILQELEQPKQKKADEEHEEEARKEIDSASEVSEETSLTLPPESEEQIESRRACMAAEILSADVWPISSAIMENADLLSKLWSIMDHSPLTIVASTYFMKINERLLDMDITSMMDFILKQQNIVERFLAHVANPPLMDFLLKVISTDKPDTPTGIIDTLKKQDLIPKLLDHLNPEYSTAVQSAAGDFLKAFVTISANSNNELASGIGPNELTRQLVSEEMMEKLIKIMLKGGTSLSNGVGIIIELIRKNNSDYDFVQVMYTTLETHPPSDRDPIYLGHLVKLFARYMPLFKDILVQTTLPPLETPFGSIEPLGFERFKICELVAELLHCSNMTLINEPNGESTVRERDIARIKVLQSEKVNDSTYNMEAHNDEESETKELDEQIVAKLNSLRLESDEGEVINSETATEESDDTAQGESNDVEVHSEESSDSEVTEKSLRENPIVGDQLKIALHDTEIISTILGMFFRFAWNNFLHNVVFDIVQQIFNGPLKTGYNRFLLADLLVQANITKLIMDGDKKCADYEKETGLRLGYMGHLTLIAEEVAKFSAYVEEMKVVFSDPAISESLNEPSWKEYTETVLAETREKYNTVLGDFADDEEEEENPDDSINEHDADEEAVIQENYNDQQGGLNGLKSYRSFLESAHEGDDAERNDLEGSRYYEYINGDGTKSRLHLDPSVDYDVPEEGAEELLPNEDCPADDDNQFSNYMSHQLGRNFTGSTHYDDDGFADDQEEEEEEEEEEEAEGEEEPWAAASSAFSLNGKSRRSLPSKAETYGKNVFEHQFELEGEDDYMDPNDDGQSYAKPNHPLYSNLITPTTSHRPGEALYSKDEAEDDISDDSDAELEEMGSHGDLKGTSSEGDSEHGYSLCRSTSKDNLPWDECERDRLMEVVNYNRQQNAGQ, from the coding sequence ATGTCGGGTTCTTTTTGGAAGTTTGGTCAGGATTACTCAACCGAATCCGCGATTTCGAAGCTCCTGAACAAAGCATTTATAAAGATTTCTGAGGAGAATCGATCAGAAAATGAGGAAATGGCAAGGGGTTTAAGCTATGAGAGGCGAGGAGAGGCAGCGGATGcgaatgatgaagatttgcGTGAAAGTCGGGGGAAGGAGGGACTATCGCAGACCGAAGGATGCGAACataacgaggaagaagggCAAGTGttggatgacgaggaggaagaagaggatggGGAAGGCCACAACAGCATTCTGGGGAGATCCGATGACAATATCGAGGATAATGAATTTAGTCAAAACTCTCTTCCTACGAACGAAGCTGCTTATGCCATCTACGCACCGAATCTAGACGTTCTGGATGAATTGttggatgacgaggaaCTTTACACCGAGCTGATGTGCtcaaatttcaagcttctgATATATCTAAAGTATCCAGAAGTGCTGGGGAAACTGATAGATTATGTGATTAACCAGAATATCGCCGAGGAAAATCGTGAAGGTCCGGTTCTTCCGGAAGAAATTAGCGGTGATCCCGTTATCCTCCAGGAGCTAGAACAAccaaagcagaagaaagctgatgaagagcatgaagaagaagccagGAAAGAGATCGACAGTGCTTCTGAAGTGTCTGAAGAGACTAGCCTGACATTGCCACCGGAATCTGAGGAGCAGATAGAGTCAAGAAGGGCTTGCATGGCTGCCGAAATCCTCTCTGCTGACGTTTGGCCCATATCTTCGGCCATAATGGAGAATGCAGATTTACTTTCGAAACTTTGGTCTATAATGGACCATTCGCCCCTAACTATCGTTGCTTCGACATACTTTATGAAGATAAACGAACGGCTTCTAGATATGGACATTACCAGTATGATGGACTTCATCCTGAAGCAGCAAAACATTGTGGAGAGGTTTCTGGCCCACGTTGCGAATCCACCCTTAATGGATTTTCTGCTGAAAGTCATATCGACAGATAAGCCAGACACACCGACCGGCATAATCGACACGCTAAAAAAGCAGGATCTTATACCAAAGCTTTTGGATCACCTAAACCCCGAGTACAGTACAGCTGTTCAATCGGCTGCAGGGGACTTTCTAAAAGCATTCGTGACGATCAGTGCCAATTCGAACAACGAGCTAGCATCAGGTATCGGACCTAACGAGTTGACTCGGCAATTAGTCTCTGAAGAAATGATGGAAAAGCTTATTAAAATCATGCTCAAAGGCGGCACTTCATTGAGCAATGGTGTTGGAATAATCATAGAACTTATAAGGAAAAACAATTCGGACTATGATTTTGTGCAGGTAATGTACACAACGTTAGAAACTCACCCTCCAAGCGATAGAGATCCTATTTATTTAGGTCACTTGGTGAAATTATTTGCCAGGTATATGCCTCTTTTTAAGGATATTTTGGTCCAGACAACATTGCCGCCATTAGAAACACCTTTTGGCAGTATCGAACCGCTtggttttgaaagatttaAGATATGTGAACTTGTCGCGGAATTACTGCATTGCTCGAACATGACGCTAATAAATGAGCCCAATGGTGAAAGCACAGTGCGCGAGCGTGACATTGCGAGAATCAAAGTATTACAATCCGAGAAAGTAAATGACTCTACTTATAATATGGAGGCACATAACGATGAGGAGTCAGAAACCAAGGAGCTGGATGAACAAATAGTAGCAAAGCTAAATTCTCTTCGGTTAGAGAGCGACGAAGGAGAGGTAATTAATAGTGAAACAGCTACGGAAGAAAGCGATGATACGGCCCAAGGAGAAAGTAATGATGTTGAGGTTCACTCTGAAGAATCATCCGATTCAGAAGTGACTGAAAAGTCACTTCGCGAGAATCCAATAGTGGGAGATCAGCTTAAAATTGCCTTACATGATACTGAAATCATATCTACTATCTTGGGAATGTTCTTCCGCTTTGCATGGAATAATTTCTTACACAATGTCGTATTTGATATCGTTcagcaaatcttcaatGGTCCACTTAAGACTGGTTATAACAGATTTTTGCTGGCAGATTTGCTAGTCCAGGCTAACATTACAAAGCTAATAATGGACGGAGACAAGAAGTGTGCCGATTATGAGAAGGAAACTGGTCTTCGATTGGGTTATATGGGTCATTTGACATTGATAGCTGAAGAAGTCGCTAAATTCTCCGCTTACGTTGAAGAGATGAAGGTGGTATTCAGTGATCCTGCAATTAGCGAGAGTCTCAATGAACCTTCGTGGAAAGAATATACAGAAACTGTCTTGGCAGAAACGAGGGAGAAATACAACACAGTCTTGGGAGATTTTgccgatgacgaagaagaggaagaaaatccagatGACTCTATCAATGAGCATGATGCAGATGAGGAGGCAGTCATACAAGAAAACTACAATGATCAACAAGGTGGCCTAAATGGCTTGAAATCTTATAGGAGTTTTCTAGAATCAGCCCATGAGGGTGATGATGCAGAACGCAACGATCTCGAGGGGTCCAGATATTACGAGTACATCAATGGCGATGGCACCAAATCGAGGCTACACTTGGATCCTTCTGTCGATTACGACGTACCAGAAGAAGGCGCAGAGGAGCTGCTGCCCAACGAAGACTGTCCCGCCGACGATGATAATCAATTCAGCAATTACATGTCACATCAGTTGGGCAGGAATTTCACTGGAAGTACCCACTATGATGACGATGGATTCGCcgatgatcaagaagaagaagaagaagaagaagaggaagaagaagcagaagggGAAGAGGAGCCGTGGGCTGCGGCCTCTAGCGCTTTTTCTCTCAACGGAAAATCAAGGAGATCATTACCGTCCAAGGCAGAAACATACGGTAAGAATGTTTTTGAGCACCAGTTCGAACTagaaggagaagatgaCTACATGGACCCGAATGACGATGGCCAGTCATACGCCAAGCCCAACCACCCGCTATACAGCAATTTAATAACACCCACCACGTCGCACAGGCCAGGCGAAGCACTGTACAGTAAGGATGAAGCCGAGGATGACATCAGCGATGATAGCGACGCAGAACTAGAAGAGATGGGCAGCCATGGAGACCTCAAGGGTACCTCCAGTGAAGGGGACTCCGAACATGGATATTCTCTCTGCAGGTCCACAAGCAAGGATAATCTTCCGTGGGACGAGTGCGAGCGAGACAGGCTTATGGAAGTGGTCAACTACAACAGACAACAAAACGCCGGTCAATGA
- the MRPL49 gene encoding mitochondrial 54S ribosomal protein bL21m (ancestral locus Anc_1.270): protein MLQMFRRTATPMLSTASKLLAPRSLIQMSAIRAFHNTATAREKSVETSKQLDVGPLKLSNELYAIFRVHNRPYLVTKGDKVILPFKLKQADVGDTLNLTDVITLGSRNYKLVDYPIDHSLYTLKATVLEKTKRAFEVREVTKRRNRKVRHAKSKGDLTVIRISELKVN, encoded by the coding sequence ATGCTTCAGATGTTTCGTAGGACAGCTACACCAATGCTCTCGACAGCTTCGAAGCTTCTGGCGCCTCGCTCTTTGATTCAAATGAGTGCTATCAGGGCGTTTCATAATACGGCTACTGCTCGTGAAAAGAGTGTTGAAACCTCGAAGCAGCTGGATGTGGGTCCTCTGAAGCTTTCCAACGAACTTTATGCCATCTTCAGAGTGCACAATCGTCCGTACCTGGTCACCAAAGGCGATAAAGTGATCCTTCCCTTCAAACTAAAGCAGGCCGATGTAGGCGACACACTTAACCTCACCGACGTGATAACGCTAGGATCTCGAAACTACAAGCTGGTAGACTACCCAATTGACCACTCGCTGTACACTTTGAAAGCTACGGTGTTGGAGAAGACCAAGAGGGCATTTGAAGTGAGAGAAGTCACCAAAAGGAGAAACAGGAAGGTACGCCACGCCAAGAGTAAAGGAGACTTGACAGTAATAAGGATCTCCGAGCTGAAGGTGAATTGA